From a region of the Halolamina sp. CBA1230 genome:
- a CDS encoding EamA family transporter: MISLGIVLAFGALVLFGGWAVTAGVATRSLSAVNAVFLSYVASITLVGGYVLWMRRPISGTGTDVGFALLSGAFLAIGSISFYAALEKGSIAVVSAIAALYFVIPVIVGVVYFEADLSTANVAGIGLAIVAVVLISS, from the coding sequence GTGATCAGTCTCGGGATCGTGCTCGCGTTCGGCGCGCTGGTGTTGTTCGGCGGGTGGGCGGTGACTGCGGGCGTCGCGACCCGGTCGCTGTCGGCCGTGAACGCCGTGTTCCTCTCCTACGTGGCGAGTATAACCCTCGTCGGCGGGTACGTCCTCTGGATGCGCCGGCCGATCTCCGGCACCGGGACGGACGTGGGCTTTGCGCTACTTTCGGGGGCGTTTCTCGCGATCGGGTCCATCAGCTTCTACGCCGCGCTCGAGAAGGGGAGCATCGCGGTCGTGTCGGCGATCGCCGCGCTGTACTTCGTCATCCCCGTGATCGTCGGGGTCGTCTACTTCGAGGCGGACCTCAGTACGGCGAACGTCGCCGGCATCGGACTGGCGATCGTCGCCGTCGTCCTCATCTCCTCCTGA
- a CDS encoding DUF5816 domain-containing protein: MQLEAIRTADGETVYVDHTDGEKGSKAPFLVAYVSEAGEERWGYFCGNCETTDNAMDAMGRIECNVCGNVKKPDEWDAAHE, encoded by the coding sequence ATGCAACTGGAGGCGATCCGGACCGCGGACGGCGAGACGGTGTACGTCGACCACACCGACGGCGAGAAGGGGTCGAAGGCGCCCTTCCTCGTCGCCTACGTCTCCGAGGCCGGCGAGGAGCGCTGGGGCTACTTCTGTGGCAACTGCGAGACGACCGACAACGCGATGGACGCGATGGGCCGGATCGAGTGCAACGTCTGTGGCAACGTGAAAAAGCCCGACGAGTGGGACGCGGCGCATGAGTGA
- a CDS encoding NUDIX hydrolase has protein sequence MTDPQYVVNVDPVIARETTEGTKYLVIVRSENEDHAPGMLGFPGGKVEAGPGEADVLEATAKREAREEAGVEIQNIAQVTSTTFELDYGPTCLNVVVTADYAGGEARVADPEEVAAVEWRSADAVVEDEDTPPWTAELLDDVVAYRA, from the coding sequence ATGACGGACCCGCAGTACGTCGTCAACGTCGACCCCGTGATCGCCCGCGAGACGACGGAGGGAACGAAGTACCTCGTGATCGTCCGGAGCGAGAACGAGGACCACGCACCCGGGATGCTCGGGTTCCCCGGCGGGAAAGTGGAGGCCGGCCCGGGCGAGGCCGACGTGCTCGAAGCGACCGCGAAACGCGAGGCCCGCGAGGAGGCCGGCGTCGAGATCCAGAACATCGCGCAGGTGACGAGCACGACGTTCGAGCTCGATTACGGCCCGACGTGTCTGAACGTCGTCGTCACCGCCGACTACGCCGGCGGCGAGGCCCGCGTGGCCGACCCCGAGGAGGTGGCGGCGGTCGAGTGGCGCAGCGCCGACGCCGTGGTCGAGGACGAGGATACGCCGCCGTGGACCGCCGAGTTGCTGGACGACGTGGTCGCGTACCGGGCGTAG
- a CDS encoding SDR family NAD(P)-dependent oxidoreductase has product MEHTTVVVTGAGGAIGGALVEAFADEGATVFAGVHEEGGRFADADRVETMRVDARDEFDVEYLMEDAARTGEIDLVVPCAAVFHGDPGEQRLADEGYAAFDDEYRTNARGVFVAVKEALPHLADDARVLVPSGSVAQEAKPGYGGYAVSKAAAEAVARQFAAEIEPAVGVVDPGGVASDLTGGQGRDPADVVGLFRWAATSVDAEDLDGERLGLSDWKQATR; this is encoded by the coding sequence ATGGAGCACACGACGGTCGTCGTGACCGGCGCCGGCGGCGCCATCGGCGGCGCGCTGGTCGAGGCGTTCGCCGACGAGGGTGCGACGGTGTTCGCGGGCGTCCACGAGGAGGGAGGACGCTTCGCGGACGCCGACCGCGTCGAGACGATGCGCGTCGACGCTCGCGACGAGTTCGACGTCGAGTACCTGATGGAGGACGCCGCCCGGACCGGCGAGATCGACCTCGTCGTCCCCTGTGCGGCCGTCTTCCACGGCGATCCCGGCGAGCAACGGCTGGCCGACGAGGGGTACGCCGCCTTCGACGACGAGTACCGCACCAACGCCCGCGGCGTGTTCGTCGCGGTCAAGGAAGCGCTACCCCACCTCGCCGACGACGCGCGGGTGCTGGTCCCCTCCGGGTCGGTCGCCCAAGAGGCGAAACCGGGCTACGGCGGCTACGCGGTGTCGAAAGCCGCCGCCGAAGCGGTGGCGCGGCAGTTCGCCGCCGAGATCGAGCCCGCCGTCGGTGTCGTCGACCCCGGTGGCGTCGCCAGCGATCTCACGGGCGGGCAGGGGCGCGATCCCGCCGACGTGGTGGGGCTGTTCCGCTGGGCGGCGACGAGCGTCGACGCCGAGGATCTGGACGGCGAACGGCTCGGCTTGTCCGACTGGAAGCAGGCGACGCGATAG
- a CDS encoding glutamate--tRNA ligase, with protein MDEDLRERVEREAEKHALFNALEHGSDAEVGPIMGPLMGENPDFRQHGDEIAGVVAPVVSRVNGMEEAAQEERLQEIAPDLYEELMAEEEADDQILPDLPNAEEYDEIRMRAAPNPNGPWHLGHARMPSVMGTYTEEIYDGHFIVRFDDTDPETKRPDLDAYDAILDDIEYLGFTPDQVLKASDRVETYYEHARNLIDEGGAYTCSCSGETFSELKNDAEACPHREKDRETVHEEFDAMVAGEYSSGEMVLRVKTDIEHKNPALRDWVAFRMVDTPHPREEASEYRCWPMLDFQSGIDDHLTGVTHIIRGIDLQDSAKRQRFVYDYFDWEYPEVLHWGHVQIDAYDVKMSTSTIIEKIENGELSGWDDPRAPTIASVRRRGIRGQALVDAMLELGLSTSDVDLAMSTVYSNNRELIDDDADRRFFVRDGVEVAVSAGPEVANPPLHPDHEERGDRDIPVGDAVLVEEQDLPEEGGKVWLKGFGPVKRTADGFEHTDDDLSVVKSGDVDVIHWVPAGESVDVRLRTMDGDETGRAEPGYAEYDENEMVQFERVGFARVDEQVAEGESMAYYAHP; from the coding sequence ATGGACGAGGATCTCCGCGAGCGGGTCGAACGGGAGGCCGAGAAGCACGCCCTGTTCAACGCGCTCGAACACGGCAGCGACGCCGAGGTCGGCCCGATCATGGGGCCGCTGATGGGCGAGAACCCCGACTTTCGCCAGCACGGCGACGAGATCGCGGGCGTCGTCGCCCCGGTCGTCTCCCGCGTCAACGGGATGGAGGAAGCGGCCCAGGAGGAGCGCCTGCAGGAGATCGCTCCCGACCTGTACGAGGAGCTGATGGCCGAGGAGGAGGCGGACGACCAGATCCTGCCCGACCTCCCGAACGCCGAGGAGTACGACGAGATCCGCATGCGCGCGGCACCCAACCCCAACGGCCCGTGGCATCTCGGCCACGCCCGCATGCCGTCGGTGATGGGCACCTACACCGAGGAGATATACGACGGCCACTTCATCGTCCGGTTCGACGACACCGATCCCGAAACCAAGCGGCCGGATCTGGACGCCTACGACGCGATCCTCGACGACATCGAGTACCTCGGCTTCACGCCCGACCAGGTGCTGAAAGCCTCCGACCGCGTCGAGACGTACTACGAGCACGCCCGGAACCTCATCGACGAGGGCGGCGCGTACACCTGCTCCTGCTCGGGCGAGACGTTCTCGGAACTCAAAAACGACGCCGAGGCCTGCCCGCACCGCGAGAAGGACCGGGAGACGGTTCACGAGGAGTTCGATGCGATGGTCGCCGGCGAGTACAGTTCCGGCGAGATGGTGCTCCGGGTGAAGACCGACATCGAGCACAAGAACCCCGCGCTCCGTGACTGGGTCGCGTTCCGGATGGTCGACACCCCCCACCCCCGCGAGGAGGCCAGCGAGTACCGCTGCTGGCCGATGCTCGACTTCCAGTCCGGTATCGACGACCACCTCACCGGCGTCACCCACATCATCCGCGGCATCGACCTGCAGGACTCCGCGAAGCGCCAGCGGTTCGTGTACGACTACTTCGACTGGGAGTACCCCGAAGTGCTCCACTGGGGCCACGTCCAGATCGACGCCTACGACGTGAAGATGAGCACGTCGACGATCATCGAGAAGATCGAGAACGGCGAGCTCTCGGGCTGGGACGACCCGCGCGCCCCCACCATCGCCTCCGTGCGCCGGCGCGGGATTCGGGGGCAGGCGCTCGTCGACGCGATGCTCGAACTCGGGCTCTCCACCTCCGACGTGGATCTGGCGATGTCGACGGTGTACTCCAACAACCGCGAGCTGATCGACGACGACGCCGACCGGCGGTTCTTCGTCCGCGACGGCGTCGAAGTGGCGGTTTCGGCCGGTCCCGAGGTCGCCAATCCGCCGCTGCACCCCGACCACGAGGAGCGCGGCGACCGTGATATTCCCGTCGGCGACGCGGTGCTGGTCGAGGAGCAGGACCTGCCCGAGGAAGGCGGCAAGGTCTGGCTCAAAGGGTTCGGTCCCGTAAAGCGAACCGCCGACGGCTTCGAACACACCGACGACGATCTCTCGGTCGTCAAGAGCGGCGACGTGGACGTGATCCACTGGGTGCCAGCGGGCGAGAGTGTCGACGTGCGACTGCGGACGATGGACGGCGATGAGACCGGCCGCGCGGAGCCGGGGTACGCCGAGTACGACGAGAACGAGATGGTCCAGTTCGAGCGCGTCGGCTTCGCGCGAGTCGACGAGCAGGTCGCAGAGGGGGAGTCGATGGCGTACTACGCCCACCCGTAG